The following proteins are encoded in a genomic region of Cercospora beticola chromosome 8, complete sequence:
- a CDS encoding uncharacterized protein (antiSMASH:Cluster_8), with translation MPAQTEQNTDAAKAQPWKAVFPQRASDQELDISANPDQINLQRSYGTHAPNSKGKLIQVKVPEK, from the exons ATGCCAGCCCAGACCGAACAAAACACCGACGCTGCCAAGGCTCAGCCATGGAAAGCCGTCTTCCCACAACGCGCCAGCGACCAAGAGCTTGATATCTCCGCCAACCCAGATCAGATCAATCTTCAAAGGTCCTATGGTACTCACGCACCAAATTCCAAGGGCAAGCTCATTCAGGTCAAAGTACCAG AGAAGTAG
- a CDS encoding uncharacterized protein (SMCOG1087:hypothetical protein~antiSMASH:Cluster_8) yields MKIIIVGAGVSGLATYLQLTQQLPRILKAEIIIYESRLDANYASSAPMDADDILSDSTAVVGNSIILPPTSIRLLRRISPDLYSRFKSRGFENHAFTIASARGHTIARISTHDGISPREWPISCPRWVLWECLRDTVGKGRITLGKVIRVDINGERPAVHLQDGRSETADLVVGADGVHSVVKRALFGTADAFAPQFEGYRGVGSFLNMPEMPEAITKHRSVVVTFGPTGSFGYAAAAPLSQQTLGWWSNWPTECPPRSNQVDALEVQKQLQMRHGTWKDPIIQKCIATSSTDRVYPLWTTPTLPHWGERGCVLLGDAAHSLQATSGQGAAQAIEDSVTFSLLLCKLIERASIKHDRTYAVEQSVDAAIRGLYELRHERVARIKIRARNLYFGGRQARNLYWEVIYYCFLLLVTRWPLLGRWIIGNAFTETQEWDADAEVYAYLER; encoded by the exons ATGAAGATTATCATCGTCGGAGCTGGGGTGTCAGGACTGGCCACTTACCTGCAATTGACCCAGCAACTTCCAAGAATCCTGAAAGCAGAGATAATCATTTACGAGTCTCGGTTGGATGCAAATTATGCCTCGTCTGCACCGATGGATGCCGATGATATTCTCTCGGATTCGACTGCAGTAGTAGGTAATAGTATCATATTGCCGCCGACAAGCATTCGTCTACTGCGAAGGATCAGTCCCGATCTGTACAGCAGATTCAAATCACGAGGCTTCGAGAACCACGCATTCACCATTGCCTCCGCACGAGGGCACACTATTGCTCGCATTTCGACCCATGATGGGATCTCTCCTAGGGAGTGGCCCATTTCTTGCCCGCGATGGGTCTTGTGGGAATGTCTTCGAGATACCGTCGGCAAAGGGCGGATAACTTTGGGCAAAGTCATTCGCGTCGACATAAACGGTGAACGACCGGCTGTGCATCTTCAAGACGGGCGCAGCGAGACGGCCGACCTGGTCGTGGGCGCGGATGGGGTGCATAGCGTCGTCAAACGAGCACTATTTGGCACAGCAGATGCCTTCGCCCCGCAATTCGA GGGCTACCGTGGTGTAGGCTCCTTTCTAAACATGCCGGAAATGCCCGAGGCTATCACGAAGCACCGCAGCGTCGTTGTAACGTTCGGTCCCACGGGCTCATTCGGCtacgctgcagcagcgcctcTGTCGCAGCAGACATTGGGCTGGTGGTCGAATTGGCCGACGGAGTGTCCTCCCAGAAGCAACCAAGTGGATGCATTGGAAGTGCAGAAACAGCTGCAGATGAGGCATGGAACCTGGAAGGACCCGATCATTCAAAAGTGCATCGCTACCTCTTCAACAGATCGAGTATATCCGCTGTGGACCACTCCCACTCTTCCCCACTGGGGTGAAAGGGGATGTGTGCTGCTAGGCGACGCCGCCCACTCATTGCAGGCCACCAGCGGCCAAGGCGCCGCCCAGGCAATTGAAGATAGCGTAACCTTTTCGCTGCTGTTGTGTAAACTAATCGAGCGAGCCAGCATCAAACACGACAGAACATATGCGGTCGAACAAAGTGTTGATGctgctatccgaggcctgtATGAGCTCAGGCACGAGCGGGTGGCGAGGATCAAAATACGCGCCCGCAATCTGTATTTCGGTGGTCGTCAGGCCAGGAACCTATATTGGGAAGTCATCTACTACTGTTTTCTCTTGCTCGTCACACGCTGGCCACTTCTGG GTCGTTGGATCATTGGCAACGCTTTTACCGAAACACAAGAGTGGGATGCTGATGCGGAGGTATACGCCTATCTGGAGAGGTAG
- a CDS encoding uncharacterized protein (antiSMASH:Cluster_8) gives MDNTISVTIRYARSDGKRLDGEKPYILTYPVDEDIPWSNFDIEFYPGIELRSLREASLNWEGSGLRMASLGGCMAREDFYDNFKIEEVFLPSVYKCIRDTLGAKEIHIFDYMIRRRNPAFPYHPPTQDKVPQPALSAHIDYTEAEINERLANYFGTENVEVLKKRHFQAVKWALRICGRDSMLTPVFSIWKPLKGPLRDYPLAYCDASSVNQETDLMITDEVFPKMASEIYQVLHNPAHKWYWIPDQTEDEVAIFVGYDSLAAPRLAVPHCSVDLGELSEGDPRESIEVRALVFYD, from the exons ATGGACAACACAATTTCGGTAACGATCAGATATGCACGGAGTGACGGGAAGAGATTGGACGGAGAGAAGCCATATATTCTGACTTATCCAGTGGATGAGGACATCCCTTGGAGCAACTTCGATATTGAGTTCTATCCAGGAATCGAGCTTCGTAGCCTTCGAGAAGCCTCATTGAATTGGGAGGGGAGCGGCTTGAGGATGGCTTCTCTGGGAGGCTGTATGGCGCGAGAAGACTTCTACGACAACTTCAAAATTGAAGAAGTGTTCCTGCCCTCGGTCTACAAGTGCATACGAGATACATTGGGTGCGAAAGAAATTCATATCTTTGACTACATGATTAGGAGAAGGAATCCGGCATTCCCCTATCATCCTCCAACACAGGATAAGGTGCCGCAACCTGCATTATCGGCACACATTG ACTACACTGAAGCGGAAATCAACGAGCGATTGGCGAACTATTTTGGGACAGAAAATGTTGAAGTTCTCAAGAAGCGACATTTTCAAGCTGTAAAGTGGGCACTCCGTATCTGCGGCAGAGACTCAATGCTGACGCCAGTATTCAGCATCTGGAAACCACTGAAAGGGCCCCTACGAGATTATCCATTGGCATACTGCGATGCCAGCAGTGTGAATCAAGAGACCGATCTGATGATCACGGATGAAGTGTTTCCCAAGATGGCAAGTGAGATATATCAGGTGCTGCATAATCCAGCGCACAAATGGTACTGGATCCCAGACCAGACGGAAGATGAGGTTGCCATATTTGTAGGCTATGACTCGCTTGCAGCGCCTCGTCTGGCGGTTCCGCATTGTTCCGTGGATCTAGGAGAATTGAGCGAAGGAGACCCGCGCGAGAGCATTGAAGTTCGCGCGCTAGTATTCTATGATTGA
- a CDS encoding uncharacterized protein (SMCOG1066:alpha/beta hydrolase domain-containing protein~MEROPS:MER0043146~antiSMASH:Cluster_8), whose product MASAGRIGNPQMSLNTDPRVNKGLLKALIAHGMQHNAFLSTTLTPDATIKDKVAFARHSEREFEAMIAKMRFEVDQNRQMPRVSCTDVSIFGCHDNDIRLTIYRQQQMDNQYLPGVIYFHGGGMVMLNTKNKLHTSYAQSIAELGLIAILVDFRNVLRREDLPNTEGIPNYFPAGLEDCVSATDWVYKNASALGISKIILHGDSGGANLALATALWLNKQQKTYDRSIVPIVDGVFVIDPYISGAYHQSTAWKLLNLPSLVECDGYDVSCAASAIYAALYNGEEGAATAMDSLAWPYWATEDAMRGLPAHFITVAELDPLRDEGREYWKKLERAGVRCQGKVRKGVTHTAELLFRGCGLEKEFVELLCMLKNFAESV is encoded by the coding sequence ATGGCATCGGCAGGCCGCATCGGTAACCCGCAGATGTCCTTGAATACAGACCCCAGAGTCAATAAGGGGCTTTTGAAAGCGCTGATCGCTCATGGCATGCAGCATAATGCCTTCCTCTCCACGACCTTGACTCCGGATGCAACAATAAAAGACAAGGTGGCTTTTGCACGTCACAGTGAGCGCGAGTTTGAAGCCATGATCGCGAAAATGCGATTTGAAGTAGACCAGAATCGACAGATGCCTCGAGTTTCCTGCACCGATGTCTCGATTTTCGGCTGTCATGACAACGATATCAGACTGACCATATATCGCCAGCAACAAATGGACAACCAATATCTCCCCGGTGTGATCTATTTCCATGGCGGAGGAATGGTCATGTTGAATACGAAAAACAAGCTACACACATCATACGCTCAATCGATTGCGGAGCTAGGCCTCATTGCTATTCTTGTCGACTTCCGCAACGTGCTCCGCAGGGAAGACCTGCCAAACACTGAAGGGATACCCAATTATTTCCCTGCTGGCTTGGAAGACTGCGTTTCAGCAACGGATTGGGTGTATAAGAACGCATCTGCACTCGGAATAAGCAAAATTATCCTCCACGGCGACAGCGGAGGCGCAAACCTGGCACTCGCCACAGCGTTATGGCTAAATAAGCAACAAAAGACCTATGACAGAAGCATTGTTCCAATCGTGGATGGCGTCTTCGTCATTGATCCTTACATTAGCGGCGCGTATCACCAATCTACTGCCTGGAAGCTTCTCAACCTCCCGTCACTGGTTGAATGCGATGGCTACGACGTCAGCTGCGCGGCGTCTGCAATCTATGCGGCTTTGTAcaacggagaagaaggagctgcCACAGCGATGGACAGCCTGGCTTGGCCGTATTGGGCGACAGAGGATGCGATGCGAGGGCTGCCAGCACATTTCATCACGGTCGCTGAGCTTGACCCGTTGAGAGATGAAGGAAGAGAGTACTGGAAGAAATTGGAACGCGCTGGTGTGCGATGTCAAGGAAAAGTTCGCAAAGGTGTCACGCACACGGCGGAATTATTGTTCAGGGGCTGTGGCTTGGAAAAGGAATTTGTTGAGCTCCTTTGCATGTTGAAGAATTTTGCGGAAAGTGTCTGA
- a CDS encoding uncharacterized protein (antiSMASH:Cluster_8), which yields MSMKPGVRGDSFAPNVAKTTGEWRSNRSNAQETSHGVTSVPLEASAHPNCASTSDEKRKVDWIGSTDPANPRNWSPRKRWGLIVMNSAITFCQAMSSTMFAPAVPQAMVDLGSKSDVVSQLMVSIYVLGLAAGPLILSPLSECYGRSSIMHITNFLFTLAAVVGALSHNVTLLLVCRLTLGISTISLGGAYVADLIDPEDRGRAMNVWNIGPVLVGPIVSPILVEC from the exons ATGTCGATGAAGCCTGGTGTACGCGGAGACTCCTTTGCACCCAACGTCGCCAAAACTACAGGAGAGTGGCGCAGCAATCGATCAAATGCCCAAGAAACTAGCCATGGAGTGACATCTGTGCCGCTCGAGGCATCAGCACATCCGAATTGTGCATCAACCTCTGACGAGAAAAGGAAGGTCGATTGGATTGGTTCGACAGACCCAGCAAATCCACGAAACTGGTCGCCACGCAAGAGATGGGGTCTCATTGTGATGAACTCGGCAATCACATTCTGCCA AGCTATGTCGAGCACGATGTTTGCTCCTGCGGTTCCACAAGCCATGGTTGATCTTGGAAGTAAGAGTGACGTTGTTTCTCAATTGATGGTCTCGATCTATGTGCTTGGACTGGCCGCGGGACCTCTGATCTTATCACCACTTTCAGAGTGCTATGGAAGATCATCCATTATGCACATCACCAATTTCCTCTTTACACTGGCAGCAGTCGTTGGCGCTTTGAGCCACAACGTCACACTCCTCCTAGTCTGCCGTCTGACTTTGGGTATCAGCACCATCTCGTTGGGTGGTGCATATGTGGCGGATCTGATTGACCCCGAGGATCGAGGAAGGGCGATGAATGTGTGGAACATTGGCCCTGTTCTGGTAGGTCCAATAGTGTCGCCTATTCTCGTGGAGTGCTAA